From the Francisella frigiditurris genome, one window contains:
- the cysC gene encoding adenylyl-sulfate kinase, giving the protein MNNDIVWHNASVLSQERNSQKKHKSIVLWYTGLSGSGKSTIANAVDRILYEKGYHTYILDGDNIRHGLSKDLDFSHEGRKENIRRVSEVAKLFVDAGIIVSAVLISPFISDRTQARQLLGDNFIEVFIDTNLLECEKRDSKGLYKKVRNGDIANFTCISSPYEKPKNPEIHISTKNRTIEECAKKITYYLLANGKI; this is encoded by the coding sequence ATGAATAATGATATTGTTTGGCATAATGCTAGCGTTTTAAGTCAAGAGAGAAACTCGCAAAAAAAACATAAGTCAATAGTACTTTGGTATACTGGGCTTAGTGGTTCTGGAAAATCTACTATTGCTAATGCAGTTGATAGAATTTTATATGAAAAAGGTTATCATACATATATTTTAGATGGGGATAATATTCGTCATGGTCTTAGTAAAGATTTAGACTTTAGCCATGAAGGTAGAAAAGAAAATATCCGACGAGTTTCAGAAGTGGCAAAACTTTTTGTAGATGCTGGAATTATTGTAAGTGCTGTTTTGATCTCTCCTTTTATTTCTGATAGAACTCAAGCAAGACAGTTGCTTGGAGATAACTTTATTGAAGTTTTTATTGATACAAATTTGCTAGAATGTGAAAAAAGAGACTCTAAAGGCTTATATAAAAAAGTAAGAAATGGTGATATAGCTAATTTCACATGTATTTCATCTCCCTATGAAAAACCTAAAAACCCAGAAATTCATATATCTACAAAAAATAGAACTATTGAAGAATGTGCAAAGAAAATTACTTATTATCTTTTGGCTAACGGAAAAATTTAA
- the cysD gene encoding sulfate adenylyltransferase subunit CysD, with amino-acid sequence MQTHLKRLENESIQIFREVVAQFENPVMLYSIGKDSSVLLHLARKAFYPSKIPFPLLHVDTTWKFHEMIEFRDRMAKEYGFELLTHINFEGVNQSVGPFTHGSTKHTDIMKTQALKQALNKYKFDAAFGGARRDEEKSRAKERVFSFRDKNHRWDPKNQRPELWNNYNGQIDKGESIRVFPLSNWTELDIWQYIYIENIQIPRLYFAKERPVVDYDGTLIMVDDERAPKELRDNAENKMVRFRTLGCYPLTGAVESEADTLPAIIQEILLTKTSERQGRAIDKDSSGSMEKKKIEGYF; translated from the coding sequence ATGCAAACTCACTTAAAAAGATTAGAAAATGAATCAATACAAATATTTAGAGAAGTAGTTGCACAATTTGAAAACCCTGTGATGTTATATTCTATTGGCAAGGATTCTTCAGTATTGCTTCATTTGGCACGTAAGGCTTTTTACCCAAGTAAAATTCCATTTCCGCTTTTACATGTTGATACTACATGGAAATTTCATGAAATGATTGAATTTAGGGATAGGATGGCAAAAGAGTATGGTTTTGAATTATTGACTCATATAAATTTTGAAGGGGTTAATCAAAGTGTTGGACCATTTACACATGGCAGTACTAAACATACGGACATTATGAAAACTCAGGCATTAAAGCAGGCTTTAAATAAATATAAATTTGATGCTGCTTTTGGTGGTGCTCGTAGAGATGAAGAAAAGTCCAGGGCTAAAGAGAGGGTCTTTTCATTTAGAGATAAAAATCATCGTTGGGATCCAAAAAATCAAAGACCTGAGTTATGGAATAATTATAATGGGCAGATTGATAAAGGAGAAAGTATAAGAGTATTTCCTCTTTCAAACTGGACAGAGCTTGATATTTGGCAATATATTTATATTGAAAATATTCAGATTCCAAGACTTTATTTTGCAAAAGAAAGACCTGTTGTTGATTATGATGGCACCTTAATAATGGTTGATGATGAAAGAGCACCTAAAGAACTTAGAGATAACGCTGAAAATAAGATGGTTAGATTTAGAACTTTAGGCTGCTATCCACTAACAGGAGCAGTAGAATCTGAAGCGGATACATTACCTGCTATAATTCAAGAAATACTATTAACTAAAACCTCTGAGAGACAAGGTAGAGCTATAGATAAAGATAGTTCTGGATCTATGGAAAAGAAAAAAATAGAGGGATATTTTTAA
- the purU gene encoding formyltetrahydrofolate deformylase, with product MEKYRLLIETNDEKGLVYKVSKTIFKHNLNVERNSEYVDKEENKFFMRTVVTGNFIPEKLLADVKRELPEDAEIKLTNDDNKDIVILATKEMHCLGDLLIRHTEGKLKANIKAVISNHNSLKEFVEKFDIPFEYISHENISREEHETKISQAINKYNHELIVLAKYMRILSPNFVKLFEGKLLNIHHSFLPAFIGANPYKQAYDRGVKIIGATSHFVTNDLDEGPIIAQDVIRVDHTYSWQAMRDAGQNVEKIVLSTALDLVLKDRVFIYNNKTVIL from the coding sequence ATGGAAAAATATCGCTTACTAATTGAGACTAATGATGAGAAAGGTCTTGTTTACAAAGTTTCAAAAACTATTTTTAAACACAATCTAAATGTTGAAAGAAACTCAGAATATGTTGATAAAGAAGAAAATAAATTTTTTATGAGAACTGTAGTGACTGGTAATTTTATTCCAGAAAAACTATTAGCCGATGTAAAAAGAGAATTACCAGAAGATGCTGAGATTAAATTAACTAATGATGACAATAAAGATATTGTAATCCTTGCAACAAAAGAAATGCATTGCCTGGGCGATCTCTTAATAAGACATACTGAAGGAAAGCTTAAAGCAAATATTAAAGCTGTTATTTCAAATCATAATAGTCTAAAAGAATTTGTAGAGAAATTTGATATCCCTTTTGAGTATATTTCTCATGAGAATATATCCAGAGAAGAGCATGAAACAAAAATTAGCCAAGCTATAAATAAATATAACCATGAATTAATAGTTTTAGCCAAATATATGAGAATTCTATCTCCGAACTTTGTGAAACTTTTTGAAGGCAAACTATTAAATATTCACCACTCATTCCTACCTGCCTTCATTGGCGCCAACCCATATAAACAAGCTTATGATAGAGGTGTTAAGATAATTGGTGCAACTAGTCACTTCGTCACAAATGACTTAGATGAAGGACCAATCATTGCTCAAGATGTGATAAGAGTAGATCATACATATTCTTGGCAAGCCATGCGAGATGCTGGTCAAAACGTTGAAAAAATAGTACTTTCAACCGCTTTAGATTTAGTATTAAAAGATCGTGTTTTTATCTATAATAACAAGACTGTAATTCTTTAA
- a CDS encoding cytochrome ubiquinol oxidase subunit I, producing MLPTLLSVDLARWQFGLTASFHFLFVPLTLGLTWIVFAMEIMYVRTGKQVYKDMVKFWGKLLGINFALGIITGLTMEFEFGTNWSYYSQSVGDIFGTPLAIEGLAAFMLESTFAGLFFFGWDKLSKKQHLASTFCLAIGSSFSALLILVANGYMQHPVGSEFVASTMRMETVSLVDLFLNHTAQTNFAHVVTAGYSTASIFVVGISAFYLIRNRDVDFAKRSISIGLGFGVIATSVVMYFGDANGIDAFEVQPLKMAAIEAEWETQKAPAAFNAVAFPSQDSQKNYVEIEIPAVLGLIATHSTDIEIPGVKSILYGRMQANGDRNPNVAYYTTKTGQTAHASPEYIAAHPDQFVAVPSAVVMIQKGALAYSDLLKWRESGHKGDEPTGSNYSYYTNPDYRQYMGFGKMLVQPANKKYADSTMPMSERISKAALDQNLVKEVATNMVPDVFSIFWSFRFMVGIGIYMFALMVLGLILLARNALTESRFGIYVLRAMEWSIPLPFIACLLGWFITEHGRQPWTVYNQLPTDLSSSALTSVDVATSMAIFLLIDTALFAVLIFLMFKYAKLGPSSLGTGKYHFEQKKENKEER from the coding sequence ATGTTACCCACACTCTTGTCTGTTGATCTTGCTAGATGGCAATTTGGTTTAACGGCATCTTTTCACTTCTTATTTGTTCCTCTAACTCTTGGTTTGACATGGATTGTGTTTGCTATGGAGATTATGTATGTTAGAACAGGCAAGCAAGTATATAAAGATATGGTAAAATTCTGGGGTAAGTTACTCGGAATAAATTTTGCATTAGGTATTATTACCGGCTTAACTATGGAATTCGAGTTTGGTACTAACTGGTCTTATTATTCACAATCAGTTGGTGACATTTTCGGTACTCCACTTGCTATTGAAGGTTTAGCAGCATTTATGCTTGAATCTACTTTTGCTGGCTTGTTCTTCTTTGGTTGGGACAAACTTAGTAAGAAACAACATTTAGCTTCAACTTTTTGTTTAGCTATAGGTTCTAGCTTCTCGGCACTATTAATCCTTGTAGCAAATGGATATATGCAACATCCTGTAGGTTCAGAATTTGTTGCTTCTACAATGAGAATGGAGACTGTTAGCTTAGTTGATCTATTTTTAAATCATACAGCTCAAACAAACTTTGCTCACGTGGTTACTGCTGGTTATTCTACAGCTTCTATTTTTGTAGTTGGAATTAGTGCTTTTTACTTAATCAGAAATCGTGATGTAGATTTCGCTAAAAGATCTATTTCTATAGGTCTTGGATTTGGAGTAATCGCCACTTCTGTTGTAATGTACTTTGGTGATGCTAATGGTATAGACGCTTTTGAAGTTCAGCCTCTTAAAATGGCTGCCATTGAAGCTGAATGGGAAACACAAAAAGCTCCAGCAGCTTTTAATGCTGTTGCGTTCCCTAGCCAAGACAGTCAAAAAAACTATGTTGAGATTGAAATTCCAGCTGTCCTAGGTCTTATTGCAACGCACTCTACTGATATAGAAATACCAGGTGTAAAATCTATACTATATGGAAGAATGCAAGCTAATGGTGACAGAAATCCTAACGTTGCATACTATACAACTAAAACAGGACAGACTGCTCATGCATCTCCTGAATATATAGCAGCACACCCTGATCAGTTCGTAGCGGTACCTTCTGCTGTTGTGATGATTCAAAAGGGAGCTCTTGCATATTCTGATCTATTAAAATGGAGAGAGTCTGGTCATAAAGGTGATGAACCAACAGGTTCTAATTATAGCTACTACACAAATCCTGACTATAGACAGTACATGGGCTTTGGTAAGATGCTTGTACAGCCAGCTAATAAGAAATATGCTGACTCTACTATGCCTATGTCAGAAAGAATATCAAAAGCGGCTTTGGATCAAAATCTAGTTAAGGAAGTTGCTACAAATATGGTTCCTGATGTATTTAGTATCTTTTGGTCATTTAGATTCATGGTTGGTATAGGTATCTACATGTTTGCACTAATGGTTTTAGGACTAATTCTTTTAGCTAGAAATGCTTTAACTGAGAGTAGATTTGGCATATATGTTCTAAGAGCTATGGAATGGTCTATTCCTTTACCATTTATCGCTTGTTTACTTGGATGGTTTATTACTGAGCATGGTCGTCAACCGTGGACTGTATATAATCAGCTTCCTACAGACTTAAGTTCATCAGCGTTAACGTCAGTCGATGTTGCTACATCTATGGCTATATTCTTACTTATAGATACTGCTCTATTTGCTGTGTTAATATTCCTTATGTTCAAATATGCAAAACTAGGACCTAGTAGCTTAGGTACAGGCAAGTATCATTTTGAACAAAAAAAAGAAAATAAAGAGGAGAGATAG
- the cydB gene encoding cytochrome d ubiquinol oxidase subunit II translates to MLFSTLQVVSWLVVGVLIFLVAATVGSDFGVGILSKFVGKTDSEKRAVINVAAPTWDGSQVWFITAGGAIFAIWPQVYATSFSGLYIAILVVLWGLFLRPPAFEYRKKVDNQKWRNFWDWMLLLGSVIPMVVMGVAVGNLYLGFPIAYDDTARLIYGDIVNGHYQSMWVTLFSLLTPFALLFGVFALNMALMHGSTYCKLRTAGVLRDRFRAITNVTTIIYIVLFMVAAIWLIFIPGYQYTPNADLVHQSDALYQPFSSAVITRDHSWYYNFCQAHIWMWFAPIMAVVGALFIIIFNKKDKDWAAFLASLVSILGSILTVGFALFPFVMASNSGDYQYSLTIWNASSSQASLINILVVAAILLPIIFSYTFFVYKKIWANGCRISAEEVEQHSHDMY, encoded by the coding sequence ATGTTATTCAGTACATTACAAGTTGTCTCTTGGTTAGTAGTTGGCGTATTAATATTCTTAGTTGCCGCTACAGTTGGCTCTGATTTCGGAGTTGGTATATTATCAAAATTTGTTGGAAAAACAGATTCAGAAAAAAGAGCTGTCATAAACGTAGCAGCGCCTACTTGGGATGGTAGCCAAGTTTGGTTCATCACAGCTGGTGGTGCCATATTTGCTATTTGGCCACAAGTCTATGCTACTAGTTTCTCTGGGTTATATATAGCTATCTTAGTTGTATTATGGGGCCTATTTTTAAGACCTCCTGCTTTTGAATATCGTAAAAAAGTGGATAATCAAAAATGGAGAAACTTCTGGGATTGGATGCTTTTATTAGGTAGCGTTATTCCTATGGTTGTAATGGGAGTTGCTGTAGGAAACCTTTACCTTGGCTTTCCAATCGCATATGACGATACTGCTCGCTTAATTTATGGTGATATAGTTAATGGGCATTATCAATCTATGTGGGTTACTTTATTTAGCCTATTAACGCCTTTTGCATTATTATTCGGTGTATTTGCTTTAAATATGGCTTTAATGCATGGATCTACTTATTGCAAACTTAGAACTGCTGGAGTTTTAAGAGATAGATTTAGAGCTATTACCAACGTTACAACTATCATTTATATAGTATTATTTATGGTTGCTGCTATTTGGTTAATATTTATACCTGGATATCAATATACTCCAAATGCTGATTTAGTTCACCAATCTGATGCTCTATATCAACCTTTTAGCTCAGCTGTTATTACTAGAGATCATTCTTGGTATTATAACTTCTGCCAAGCGCATATTTGGATGTGGTTTGCACCTATAATGGCTGTTGTTGGAGCTTTATTTATTATTATATTTAATAAGAAAGATAAAGATTGGGCAGCATTTTTGGCTAGCTTAGTTTCTATACTTGGTTCTATTTTAACAGTTGGATTCGCATTATTCCCATTTGTCATGGCATCAAACTCTGGTGACTATCAATATAGCTTAACTATTTGGAATGCAAGCAGTAGCCAAGCTTCTCTGATAAATATTCTTGTTGTAGCTGCTATTTTACTTCCTATCATTTTCTCTTACACCTTTTTTGTATATAAGAAAATATGGGCAAATGGATGTAGAATATCAGCTGAAGAAGTTGAACAACATTCTCATGATATGTATTAA
- the cysN gene encoding sulfate adenylyltransferase subunit CysN: MSHISPLIEKNILAYLKQHEQKELLRFITCGSVDDGKSTLIGRLLHDSKMIFEDQLSTIQEDSKKVGSQGGEIDLALLVDGLQSEREQGITIDVAYRYFSTDKRKFIIADTPGHEQYTRNMATGASNCDLAIILIDARKGVQTQTRRHSFICSLLGIKHVIVAVNKMDTVNYSQQIYKSIQSDYLKLAGSLEIPDIRFVPISALKGDNVVTKSDNMPWFRGSSLMHYLEITKIDTAVNNEFRFPVQLVSRPNSDFRGYQGTIASGNIEVGDTIRVLPSGKITKIKSIITFNGELKIAESGQAITLTTIDEIDISRGDMIVHKDAISHTSSRLKAHLVWMSEQPMEAHKQYYIKFLTKQVSGSVNKFNFKTDMNTLNEVECGKLELNEIGMVELELSEPVCFDDYYKNRLTGGFIVIDKLTNVTIGAGMVRNALTEKVLPEAPIEYSEFELELNSLIRKYFPHWGVKDLKS; encoded by the coding sequence ATGAGTCATATATCACCTCTAATAGAAAAAAATATTTTAGCATATTTAAAACAGCATGAACAAAAAGAGCTTTTAAGGTTTATTACTTGTGGAAGTGTGGATGATGGCAAAAGCACACTTATTGGAAGGCTTTTGCATGATAGTAAAATGATTTTTGAGGATCAGTTATCAACCATACAAGAAGACAGTAAAAAAGTTGGCTCTCAAGGTGGAGAAATTGATTTAGCTTTGCTTGTTGATGGTTTACAGTCAGAAAGAGAGCAAGGAATTACTATAGATGTTGCATATAGGTACTTTTCTACAGATAAAAGAAAATTTATCATTGCTGATACTCCAGGTCATGAGCAATATACTAGGAATATGGCTACAGGTGCATCTAATTGTGATTTAGCTATAATTCTTATTGATGCAAGAAAAGGTGTGCAAACGCAAACACGCAGACATAGTTTTATATGCTCATTATTAGGTATTAAGCATGTAATAGTTGCCGTTAATAAAATGGACACTGTTAATTACTCTCAACAAATTTATAAATCCATACAAAGTGATTATCTAAAACTTGCAGGAAGCCTTGAGATACCTGATATTAGATTTGTACCAATATCAGCGTTAAAAGGAGATAATGTTGTTACTAAAAGTGATAATATGCCCTGGTTTAGAGGCTCATCTTTGATGCACTATTTAGAAATTACTAAAATAGATACAGCCGTTAATAACGAGTTTCGTTTTCCTGTTCAGCTAGTATCAAGACCTAACTCTGATTTTAGAGGATATCAAGGAACTATTGCCTCAGGCAATATAGAAGTTGGGGATACAATCAGGGTTCTACCGAGCGGTAAAATTACAAAAATAAAGTCTATAATCACTTTTAATGGTGAATTAAAAATTGCTGAATCCGGTCAAGCAATAACCTTAACAACCATCGATGAAATTGATATTAGTCGAGGAGATATGATAGTTCATAAAGATGCTATATCTCATACTTCATCACGTTTAAAAGCACATTTAGTATGGATGTCTGAACAGCCAATGGAGGCACATAAGCAATATTATATAAAATTTTTGACTAAGCAAGTTTCTGGATCTGTCAACAAATTTAATTTTAAAACAGATATGAATACTCTAAATGAAGTAGAATGTGGAAAATTAGAATTAAATGAGATTGGGATGGTAGAGTTAGAACTTTCAGAGCCTGTTTGCTTTGATGACTATTATAAAAACAGATTAACTGGCGGATTTATAGTTATAGATAAGCTAACTAACGTAACCATAGGTGCAGGAATGGTTCGTAATGCATTAACTGAAAAGGTCCTACCAGAAGCCCCTATAGAATATTCAGAATTTGAACTAGAATTAAATTCTCTTATAAGAAAATACTTTCCACATTGGGGAGTTAAAGACTTAAAAAGTTGA
- a CDS encoding cytochrome bd oxidase small subunit, CydX/CbdX family, translating to MFYLAWISAAFLAVGVGCFVASRIDKKEDSNK from the coding sequence ATGTTTTATTTAGCTTGGATAAGTGCTGCGTTTTTAGCAGTTGGTGTTGGTTGCTTTGTAGCAAGTCGAATTGATAAAAAAGAAGACTCAAATAAATAA